A genomic stretch from Gammaproteobacteria bacterium includes:
- a CDS encoding OsmC family protein: protein MNVRVKWMDNMTLVGETGSGHAVVMDGPPDHGGRDLAARPMEMVLLGLGGCTAFDVVTILKKARQNITGCEAVIQAERADAVPAVFTRIHIHYAVRGKNLSEPQVTRAVSLSAEKYCSVTVMLANSVEITHDHEVIQG, encoded by the coding sequence ATGAACGTTCGTGTTAAATGGATGGACAACATGACCCTCGTCGGCGAAACCGGCAGTGGGCATGCCGTGGTCATGGATGGGCCACCCGACCACGGCGGTCGCGATCTCGCCGCGCGCCCCATGGAAATGGTGCTGCTGGGGCTGGGCGGTTGCACGGCATTCGATGTGGTCACCATTCTGAAAAAGGCGCGGCAGAACATCACGGGCTGCGAAGCCGTTATCCAGGCCGAGCGCGCCGACGCAGTGCCGGCCGTGTTTACCCGCATCCATATTCATTACGCCGTGCGCGGTAAAAATCTATCCGAGCCGCAGGTGACACGCGCGGTATCGCTATCGGCGGAAAAGTATTGCTCGGTTACCGTCATGCTCGCGAACAGCGTAGAAATTACGCACGACCACGAAGTTATTCAGGGCTGA
- the speD gene encoding adenosylmethionine decarboxylase has translation MKSKKLDKKLQLYGFNNLTKSLSFNFYDVCYATSERHRDEYIEYIDEAYNGDRLTQILNDVAHMIGATVLNTATQDYYPKGASVTMLIAEDEEVPAQQEQTDETPTPGPLPEAVVAHLDKSHITVHTYPESHPDKGVMTFRADIDVSTCGRVSPLRALNYLIQSFDEDIVVMDYRVRGFTRDMRGKKHFIDHKINSIQNFLGKETKRRYQMIDVNVYQEKIFHTKMILKDFDLDNCLFGQGKSDFSKKEERIIEHRIRREMAEIFYGRNLQRA, from the coding sequence ATGAAATCAAAAAAGCTCGACAAGAAGCTGCAGCTTTACGGATTCAACAATCTCACCAAATCCTTAAGTTTCAATTTCTACGACGTCTGCTACGCGACCAGCGAGCGGCACCGTGACGAGTACATCGAATACATCGACGAGGCGTATAACGGCGACCGGCTGACGCAGATATTAAACGACGTCGCCCACATGATCGGCGCGACCGTGCTGAATACGGCCACGCAGGACTACTACCCTAAAGGCGCCAGTGTCACGATGCTGATCGCCGAAGACGAGGAGGTGCCCGCGCAGCAGGAACAAACCGACGAGACACCGACGCCGGGCCCGTTGCCGGAGGCGGTAGTGGCGCACCTGGACAAAAGCCACATCACCGTGCACACCTATCCGGAAAGCCATCCCGACAAGGGAGTGATGACCTTTCGCGCGGATATCGATGTCTCCACGTGCGGGCGCGTGTCACCGCTGCGCGCGTTGAATTATCTGATCCAGAGTTTCGACGAGGATATCGTCGTTATGGATTACCGCGTGCGTGGGTTTACGCGCGATATGCGCGGCAAGAAACACTTTATCGATCACAAGATCAATTCAATTCAGAATTTTCTGGGCAAAGAGACCAAGCGCCGTTACCAGATGATCGATGTGAACGTTTATCAGGAGAAGATCTTTCATACCAAGATGATCCTGAAAGACTTCGACCTCGACAATTGCTTGTTCGGTCAGGGCAAGAGCGATTTTTCAAAGAAAGAGGAGAGGATCATCGAACACCGTATACGGCGCGAGATGGCTGAAATTTTCTACGGACGCAATCTGCAGCGCGCGTGA